Proteins from a single region of Sediminitomix flava:
- a CDS encoding NAD(P)/FAD-dependent oxidoreductase → MSENIPNNPCCVVIGASHAGVNLAFSLRKEGWEGQIILIDSDSTIPYHRPPLSKAYLTSDDGIEKNQLKSWESYKQENIDLKLGISVTSIDRENKKITLSDSSEQSYDQLVIATGASPIIPRIEGIEKAKNLFPLRSAKDVSDIKTAFKESEQKRVLIIGGGYIGLETAASLKKMGGMVSVLEREDRVLARVATAPISTFFQSYHKEKGVEIFCEKNVVSIRTDENQNVVTCADGSTFEADIIIVGVGVSVNAELAEKAGLELENGIKVNAFTQTNDENIYAIGDCSFHHNPHYDRSHRLESVQNAVDQAKVAAKNICGIPTNYESIPWFWSDQFEVKLQMIGLFEGLTESVVRKEADNPLKFSVWHFKGDELLAVDAINNPKAYVIGTKFIKERTLVDKEKLSDPLTELKPKNLILEEVI, encoded by the coding sequence ATGTCAGAAAATATCCCTAACAATCCGTGTTGTGTGGTCATTGGAGCGAGTCATGCAGGTGTCAACCTTGCTTTTTCTTTGAGAAAAGAAGGTTGGGAAGGTCAAATTATTCTTATTGATTCGGATTCAACTATTCCGTATCACAGGCCGCCTTTATCCAAAGCATATTTGACTAGCGATGATGGTATTGAGAAAAATCAATTGAAATCTTGGGAAAGCTATAAGCAAGAAAATATTGATTTGAAGTTAGGGATTTCTGTCACTTCTATAGATAGAGAAAATAAAAAGATTACACTTTCAGATAGTTCAGAGCAGTCTTATGATCAATTGGTGATTGCAACTGGCGCAAGCCCTATTATTCCTAGAATTGAAGGTATTGAAAAGGCTAAAAATCTATTTCCTTTACGTTCTGCTAAAGATGTTTCTGATATAAAAACTGCATTTAAAGAGAGTGAGCAAAAGCGTGTATTGATCATTGGAGGTGGCTATATTGGTTTGGAAACGGCTGCTTCACTCAAGAAAATGGGTGGAATGGTTTCAGTTTTGGAAAGAGAAGATAGAGTTTTGGCAAGAGTAGCCACAGCTCCAATTTCTACTTTCTTCCAATCTTATCATAAAGAAAAAGGCGTAGAAATATTCTGTGAAAAGAATGTTGTTTCTATCCGTACTGACGAAAATCAAAATGTGGTAACCTGTGCTGATGGTTCTACATTTGAGGCTGATATCATTATTGTAGGAGTGGGTGTGAGTGTAAATGCTGAATTGGCAGAAAAGGCAGGGCTTGAGCTCGAAAATGGAATTAAAGTCAATGCTTTTACCCAAACAAATGATGAAAACATTTATGCAATCGGAGATTGTAGCTTTCATCATAATCCTCATTACGATCGTTCACACAGATTGGAATCGGTACAAAATGCCGTAGATCAAGCAAAGGTCGCTGCAAAAAATATCTGCGGAATTCCTACCAACTATGAAAGTATACCATGGTTTTGGTCAGATCAGTTTGAGGTGAAATTACAAATGATAGGTTTGTTTGAGGGGCTAACAGAATCTGTTGTTCGAAAAGAAGCAGACAATCCATTGAAGTTTTCGGTTTGGCATTTCAAAGGAGATGAACTACTAGCTGTAGATGCGATCAATAATCCGAAAGCTTATGTCATAGGCACAAAGTTTATCAAAGAAAGAACGCTTGTGGATAAGGAGAAATTGAGCGATCCCTTAACGGAGTTGAAGCCTAAAAATTTAATTTTAGAAGAAGTGATTTAA
- a CDS encoding 2Fe-2S iron-sulfur cluster-binding protein: protein MAKITFITSENESITVESNSGSVMELAVQHNVKGIDGDCGGVCSCATCHVHVAPEHFEKVGEASEIEKDMLELDDNVSDYSRLCCQMEVSEALDGAVFHVAK, encoded by the coding sequence ATGGCAAAGATCACATTTATCACAAGTGAAAATGAATCAATCACGGTAGAAAGTAATTCGGGTTCTGTAATGGAACTTGCAGTACAACACAATGTAAAAGGAATTGATGGCGATTGTGGAGGCGTATGTTCTTGTGCAACTTGTCATGTACATGTAGCCCCAGAGCATTTTGAGAAAGTTGGAGAAGCCAGTGAGATTGAGAAAGACATGCTCGAACTAGACGATAATGTATCAGATTATAGCCGTTTGTGCTGTCAGATGGAAGTTTCTGAAGCATTAGATGGAGCTGTTTTTCATGTAGCTAAATAG
- a CDS encoding cytochrome P450 — translation MKKSEFPDPFKEARESKGFGEMDDQNDPVTMLLRLKDVRKSAHNWKTFQSGATPGRIVVPSEVNIRDTRQIPFEVDPPLHGDYRSLVEPWFKRPLDPAYQGKLCKIINDIVDEVLEKDTIEVVSEFSLKLQSRALTLLLNIPYEESETWINWGTHVFRSDDSALDGDKASILYDYIDDQIEKAIENPGEDLYSMLLASEVNGKKLTKEEIKGVMILTFAGGRDTVINAVTNSISYFAEHPESLRRLQAEPEIRGKAVEELIRYFAPLTHMGRVVTEDTTVCEHAIKNDSRISLCWASANRDEKVFENPNEVVLDRKINPHISFGFSHHNCLGATHARQIMNILLATLAEKVKSIDILEAEENIEEWGEFRRKVGFEQIKVKFNAN, via the coding sequence ATGAAAAAGAGTGAATTCCCAGATCCATTTAAAGAGGCAAGAGAGTCAAAAGGCTTTGGTGAAATGGATGATCAGAACGATCCTGTAACCATGTTATTGCGTTTGAAGGATGTACGTAAGAGTGCACATAATTGGAAAACCTTTCAGTCTGGCGCTACTCCTGGAAGGATTGTGGTTCCTTCTGAAGTAAATATTCGTGATACTCGCCAAATTCCTTTTGAGGTAGATCCGCCATTACACGGAGATTATAGATCATTGGTAGAACCTTGGTTTAAGCGACCTTTGGACCCCGCATATCAAGGAAAACTTTGCAAAATCATCAATGATATTGTAGATGAAGTATTAGAAAAAGATACGATTGAAGTTGTAAGTGAATTCTCATTAAAGCTACAATCTAGAGCACTGACTTTACTTCTAAATATTCCTTATGAAGAATCTGAAACTTGGATCAATTGGGGAACACATGTATTCAGAAGTGACGATTCAGCATTAGACGGAGACAAAGCATCGATTCTTTACGACTATATAGATGACCAAATAGAAAAAGCCATTGAAAACCCTGGAGAAGACTTGTATTCGATGCTACTAGCTTCAGAAGTTAACGGTAAAAAGTTGACAAAAGAAGAAATAAAAGGTGTCATGATTTTGACTTTTGCAGGAGGTAGAGATACCGTGATAAATGCCGTTACAAATTCAATCTCATACTTTGCGGAGCATCCTGAGTCTTTGAGAAGACTACAGGCAGAACCAGAAATCAGAGGAAAAGCAGTAGAAGAGCTGATCCGTTATTTTGCTCCACTTACGCATATGGGAAGGGTGGTGACAGAAGATACAACCGTTTGTGAACATGCCATCAAAAATGATTCGAGAATCTCATTGTGTTGGGCATCAGCAAACAGAGACGAAAAGGTTTTTGAGAATCCGAACGAAGTGGTATTGGATCGTAAAATAAATCCTCATATCAGTTTTGGTTTTAGCCATCACAATTGTTTGGGAGCAACACATGCTCGTCAGATTATGAACATTTTACTTGCTACGTTAGCTGAAAAAGTAAAATCAATTGATATTCTGGAAGCAGAAGAAAACATAGAGGAATGGGGCGAATTCAGACGTAAAGTCGGTTTCGAACAAATCAAAGTAAAATTCAACGCAAACTAA
- a CDS encoding alanine/glycine:cation symporter family protein, protein MRIFRLSEYSLEELNAILNTLNGYISGEWFVFFLLGTGLFFTLYLKFPQFRFFRHAFRIVRGKYDKDGDEGDTSHFQALTTALSGTVGTGNIAGVALAIHVGGPAALFWMIITAVLGMTTKFVEVTLSHKYREKAEDGSIAGGPMYYMKNKLNMKWLAAIFAGATVLSAFGTGNLPQSNSIASSIEATFGLDPKLTGGLLAVLLGFVIIGGIKRIANVTEKLVPLMAVVYLIGAFAVIFFNIENVIPSIVAIFSDVFSGSAATGGFLGGSVALAFTRGVNRGLFSNEAGQGSAPIAHAAAKAHEPVSEGMVAILEPFIDTVLICTLTGITLLSSGVWNEKIENKFQKTDLIVLTQKYDETNAEDIQKLSIHLDGNEKQPVYTGNLNVREGIITNSVSLLHARSLAEDIKVFQEGNLFSGTLNVNAGKIKFPEKVTIRGKSLMHSSPLTTEAFKRSFLGDYGQYIISIGLLLFAFSTAIAWSYYGDRAITYLVGAKGVIYFRIVYVLGFFLAAFTDTTIIWTLSGITIALMTIPNLFGILLLRKDMKETVTKYWKDFDLEWGEAKELPIEKKKAEVE, encoded by the coding sequence ATGCGAATATTTAGATTATCTGAATACTCTTTAGAAGAGTTAAATGCGATATTGAACACCTTAAACGGCTATATCAGTGGTGAATGGTTCGTTTTCTTCCTATTGGGTACTGGACTGTTCTTTACCTTATATTTGAAGTTTCCTCAATTCAGATTTTTCCGCCATGCTTTCCGTATTGTAAGAGGGAAATACGACAAGGATGGAGATGAAGGAGATACTTCACATTTTCAGGCACTGACAACAGCGCTTTCAGGAACAGTAGGTACAGGTAATATTGCAGGTGTTGCTTTAGCAATTCATGTTGGTGGTCCAGCAGCCTTATTCTGGATGATCATCACAGCTGTTTTAGGTATGACGACTAAATTTGTTGAGGTAACGCTCTCTCACAAATACCGTGAAAAAGCAGAAGATGGTTCTATAGCTGGTGGTCCAATGTACTACATGAAGAATAAACTGAACATGAAATGGCTAGCGGCTATCTTTGCTGGTGCAACAGTTCTCTCTGCATTTGGTACAGGTAACCTTCCTCAAAGTAATAGTATTGCTTCATCTATTGAGGCTACATTCGGATTAGACCCAAAATTGACTGGTGGTCTTTTGGCCGTTTTACTTGGTTTTGTAATTATTGGAGGTATTAAACGTATTGCAAATGTAACAGAGAAGTTAGTACCATTGATGGCTGTGGTTTACTTGATTGGTGCATTTGCTGTTATCTTCTTCAATATCGAAAATGTAATTCCGTCTATTGTAGCAATCTTCTCAGATGTATTCTCTGGTTCAGCAGCTACAGGAGGTTTCCTTGGTGGTTCTGTTGCATTGGCATTTACTAGAGGTGTAAACAGAGGTTTATTCTCAAATGAAGCTGGTCAAGGTTCTGCACCAATAGCTCACGCAGCGGCTAAAGCTCACGAACCTGTTTCAGAAGGTATGGTAGCTATCCTAGAACCATTTATTGATACAGTATTAATTTGTACACTTACAGGTATCACCCTTCTTTCTTCTGGAGTTTGGAATGAGAAAATTGAAAATAAATTCCAAAAAACAGATCTAATTGTACTTACACAAAAGTATGATGAAACAAACGCTGAAGACATTCAAAAACTTTCTATTCACTTAGATGGAAATGAAAAACAACCTGTTTACACAGGAAACTTGAATGTTAGAGAAGGAATCATTACAAATTCTGTTTCATTATTACACGCTCGTTCTTTAGCTGAAGACATCAAAGTTTTCCAAGAAGGAAACCTCTTCAGTGGTACATTGAATGTTAATGCAGGAAAAATTAAATTCCCAGAAAAAGTAACCATCAGAGGGAAATCTTTAATGCATAGCTCCCCATTAACTACAGAAGCATTTAAAAGAAGCTTCTTAGGAGATTATGGTCAATATATTATTTCTATTGGATTGTTATTGTTTGCATTCTCTACTGCTATTGCTTGGTCTTATTATGGTGACCGTGCCATTACTTATTTGGTAGGTGCAAAAGGAGTAATCTATTTCAGAATTGTGTATGTTTTAGGGTTCTTCCTTGCTGCATTTACAGATACAACAATCATCTGGACACTTTCTGGAATTACAATTGCGCTAATGACAATTCCTAACTTATTCGGTATTCTGCTACTTCGTAAAGACATGAAAGAAACAGTTACTAAATACTGGAAAGATTTCGATTTGGAGTGGGGTGAAGCAAAAGAGCTTCCTATTGAGAAAAAAAAAGCTGAGGTAGAATAA